A single Lolium perenne isolate Kyuss_39 chromosome 6, Kyuss_2.0, whole genome shotgun sequence DNA region contains:
- the LOC139832559 gene encoding uncharacterized protein has protein sequence MAVHGDGSQERRWSNLADDILSDIYLRSVSAYDGARFAAVCSSWRAAVAWHPRLPTLPLLLLSTGDGERDRQARAYSPEDGRALRVPLPWFPWGNRLVGSYEGGWIAAVSGSDGLLVVNIFSGVRAARLDIDMFFIRKIVFSEDPLSGGCVCAAMTFGCTVALHRVGCPNPWWTRTTVNTFRSLPLLDIAFCNGELVGVTYEELLVFHIGVNEEGALGGILVFRVDVDMRSFYTMELSSTLKYVFELHGKLAIAVEVEPRGFNRQKGDFYRVTSGKEVFRPKQ, from the coding sequence ATGGCCGTCCACGGCGACGGCAGCCAAGAACGGCGGTGGTCAAACCTCGCCGACGACATCCTCTCCGATATCTACCTGAGATCCGTCTCCGCGTACGACGGGGCGCGCTTCGCGGCCGTCTGTTCGTCATGGCGCGCCGCCGTAGCGTGGCACCCCCGGCTGCCGACTCTGCCACTACTGCTCCTGTCCACCGGCGACGGCGAGCGCGACCGGCAGGCGCGGGCGTACAGCCCCGAGGACGGCAGGGCGCTGCGCGTCCCGCTCCCGTGGTTCCCTTGGGGCAACCGACTCGTCGGGTCCTACGAAGGCGGCTGGATCGCCGCTGTGTCCGGCTCCGACGGGCTGCTCGTCGTGAACATATTCTCTGGCGTCCGGGCGGCGCGACTCGACATAGACATGTTCTTCATCCGGAAAATCGTCTTCTCCGAGGACCCGTTGTCCGGCGGCTGTGTTTGTGCCGCGATGACCTTTGGGTGCACGGTTGCGTTACATAGGGTTGGCTGCCCGAACCCCTGGTGGACAAGGACGACCGTAAACACGTTTAGGAGTCTACCTCTACTAGACATCGCCTTCTGTAACGGCGAGCTCGTCGGGGTTACTTACGAGGAACTACTGGTGTTCCACATCGGCGTGAACGAAGAAGGCGCTCTGGGGGGCATTCTGGTCTTCCGCGTCGACGTTGATATGAGAAGCTTCTACACCATGGAATTATCATCTACCTTAAAATACGTCTTTGAACTGCACGGCAAGCTAGCAATAGCGGTGGAGGTCGAACCAAGAGGATTCAACCGCCAAAAAGGTGATTTTTACAGGGTCACTAGTGGAAAAGAGGTCTTTCGTCCCAAGCAATAG